From the Streptomyces nigrescens genome, one window contains:
- a CDS encoding vWA domain-containing protein: MAEYDARGKVNRALLICVDDYRRLRPLPAVRDNPRELERVLLAPGTDLFTKGEVVICRPQEPWEVEQALDAVTQEARGLLLVYFSGHGRVGPDGGNLQLMVGASERRHKTVSWQDLVLSYLDNARADRIVIVLECCYAGNAGEAFHACRTPTSLLMAAQPNRRIFSGEEPTGGSVFTRALLRTLEQGIPGKRFVTFEDLVRELREQLAGERTPMGDVWEPRSAKQNTVDDVILSFATPEIRPPTPLRIRLRRRLNSRFRHWFRILMVLAIILVPATAGVVLLNLPNDAEACPPALELRLLTAPEAEPALRQAAFDYEMSDANTRPLNGEGDLPDGCRRAQITVYSAAKDQVDQGFAAAGRWQGEAHGTGKDGPDDQGIDPLHRPGPQPDIWIPESTADYYAARRGMPAKGSPATLHYSAPVAYTPLVVGIPAHRRLDDVEPAAASWRKLLTGTDRTHHDLRLLRPSPVLSGTGLLHTIGLYLTHDGTGTASSGAPDLTLARHAEERLSAPGSQYAGSTELLCSLRPDADAAGAVDRTKSAPLVSEKSLADYNLGRATGSCPALDSPLPLRNRYVAYYPENVPALDHPLIRVDWRGTTDATPRQAAVARFATWLRAPDGGQRTLTAQGYRGVKGTGPAPGSPLLDGRADISLVARTVPFTADPAQVTQVLDGYDKAQRSSQVLVLLDTSTSMADGGRLPTALSAAGRVLEMVGARHTYGLWAFPDRAHPTDADAVRELVPLGSADPAPGRAALDRIAGGELVEHGAAMEEALTRAVRRMKKSPAANKAIVLILDQDDGAGPGRAAGVERTLGTLVEEGPEVPILALVMGKSGCDTFALQRLAGASHGQCVPGGPQAVDTLAGRIASIGTATKGDR, encoded by the coding sequence ATGGCCGAGTACGACGCACGGGGCAAGGTCAACCGGGCGCTGCTGATCTGTGTCGACGACTACCGGCGGCTGCGTCCGCTCCCGGCGGTGCGGGACAACCCCCGGGAACTGGAGCGGGTCCTGCTCGCCCCCGGCACCGATCTGTTCACCAAGGGCGAGGTCGTCATCTGCCGGCCCCAGGAGCCGTGGGAGGTCGAACAGGCGCTGGACGCCGTCACCCAGGAGGCCCGCGGACTGCTGCTGGTCTACTTCTCCGGCCACGGCCGGGTGGGCCCGGACGGCGGCAATCTGCAGCTCATGGTCGGTGCGTCGGAACGGCGTCACAAGACCGTCTCCTGGCAGGACCTGGTGCTGTCCTACCTGGACAACGCCCGGGCCGACCGGATCGTGATCGTCCTGGAGTGCTGTTACGCAGGCAACGCCGGTGAAGCCTTCCACGCCTGCCGCACCCCGACGTCACTGCTGATGGCCGCGCAGCCCAACCGCCGTATCTTCAGCGGCGAGGAGCCCACCGGCGGCAGCGTCTTCACCCGTGCCCTGCTGCGGACCCTGGAACAGGGCATTCCCGGCAAGCGGTTCGTCACCTTCGAGGACCTCGTCCGGGAGCTGCGGGAACAGCTGGCCGGTGAGCGGACCCCGATGGGCGACGTCTGGGAGCCCCGCTCGGCGAAGCAGAACACCGTCGACGACGTCATCCTGTCCTTCGCCACCCCCGAGATCCGGCCGCCCACCCCGCTGCGGATCCGCTTACGCCGCCGCCTGAACTCCCGTTTCCGGCACTGGTTCCGCATCCTGATGGTGCTGGCGATCATCCTCGTACCGGCCACCGCGGGCGTCGTGCTGCTGAACCTCCCGAACGACGCGGAAGCCTGCCCGCCCGCCCTCGAACTGCGGCTGCTGACCGCCCCCGAGGCCGAACCCGCGCTCCGCCAGGCGGCCTTCGACTACGAGATGTCCGACGCCAACACCCGGCCCCTCAACGGCGAGGGCGACCTCCCCGACGGCTGCCGGCGCGCCCAGATCACCGTCTACTCCGCCGCCAAGGACCAGGTCGACCAGGGCTTCGCCGCCGCCGGCCGCTGGCAGGGCGAGGCCCACGGCACCGGCAAGGACGGACCGGACGACCAGGGCATCGACCCCCTCCACCGGCCCGGACCCCAGCCCGACATCTGGATCCCCGAATCCACCGCCGACTACTACGCGGCCCGCCGCGGGATGCCCGCCAAGGGCTCCCCGGCGACCCTCCACTACAGCGCCCCGGTCGCCTACACCCCCTTGGTCGTCGGCATCCCGGCACACCGCCGGCTGGACGACGTCGAACCGGCCGCCGCCTCCTGGCGGAAGCTGCTCACCGGCACCGACCGCACCCACCACGACCTCCGGCTCCTGCGGCCGAGCCCGGTGCTCTCCGGCACCGGGCTGCTGCACACCATCGGCCTCTACCTCACCCACGACGGCACGGGCACCGCCTCGTCCGGCGCGCCCGACCTCACCCTCGCCCGGCACGCCGAGGAGCGGCTGTCCGCCCCGGGCAGCCAGTACGCGGGCAGCACCGAACTGCTGTGTTCGCTGCGCCCCGACGCGGACGCCGCCGGCGCCGTCGACCGGACGAAGTCCGCGCCCCTGGTGTCGGAGAAGTCCCTCGCCGACTACAACCTCGGCCGCGCCACCGGCAGTTGCCCGGCCCTGGACTCCCCGCTCCCGCTCCGCAACCGGTACGTCGCCTACTACCCCGAGAACGTCCCCGCGCTGGACCACCCGCTGATCCGCGTCGACTGGCGCGGCACCACGGACGCCACCCCGCGGCAGGCCGCCGTGGCGCGCTTCGCGACCTGGCTGCGTGCCCCGGACGGCGGGCAGCGCACCCTCACCGCACAGGGCTACCGCGGGGTGAAGGGCACCGGCCCGGCGCCGGGCTCACCGCTGCTCGACGGCCGCGCGGACATCAGCCTCGTCGCCCGGACCGTGCCCTTCACGGCGGACCCGGCCCAGGTGACCCAGGTGCTGGACGGCTACGACAAGGCACAGAGGTCCAGCCAGGTGCTGGTCCTCCTCGACACCTCCACCTCCATGGCCGACGGAGGCAGGCTCCCGACGGCCCTGAGCGCGGCCGGCCGCGTCCTGGAGATGGTCGGCGCCCGCCATACCTACGGCCTGTGGGCCTTCCCGGACCGCGCGCACCCCACCGACGCCGACGCGGTGCGCGAGCTCGTCCCGCTCGGCAGCGCCGACCCCGCCCCGGGCCGGGCCGCGCTGGACCGGATCGCGGGCGGTGAACTGGTCGAGCACGGCGCCGCGATGGAGGAGGCGCTGACCCGCGCGGTACGCAGGATGAAGAAGTCCCCGGCCGCCAACAAGGCCATCGTGCTGATCCTCGACCAGGACGACGGTGCGGGCCCGGGGCGCGCGGCGGGTGTGGAGCGGACCCTCGGCACCCTCGTCGAGGAGGGGCCCGAAGTGCCCATCCTGGCGCTGGTGATGGGCAAGTCCGGCTGTGACACCTTCGCCCTCCAGCGGCTGGCCGGCGCCTCCCACGGCCAGTGCGTGCCCGGCGGCCCGCAGGCCGTCGACACCCTGGCCGGACGGATCGCCTCCATCGGCACGGCCACGAAGGGGGACCGATGA
- a CDS encoding cobyric acid synthase — MNGRLKVSGGAVGGGLLVAGTTSDAGKSVVTAGICRWLVRQGVRVAPFKAQNMSLNSFVTREGAEIGRAQAMQAAAARVEPTALMNPVLLKPGSDRSSQVVLLGKPVGELSARGYHAGRQEQLLGTVTDCLQELRRTHDAVICEGAGSPAEINLRRTDIVNMGIARAARIPVVVVGDIDRGGVFASFFGTTALLSKEDQALVAGYLVNKFRGDVTLLEPGLEMLRGLTGRRTLGVLPFAHGLGIDEEDGLRVSLRGAVRESVVAPPHGADVLRVAVCAVPLMSNFTDVDALAAEPGVVVRFVDRAEELADADLVVLPGTRGTVRALSWLRERGLADAIARRAAEGRPVLGICGGFQMLGEHIEDEVESKAGAVEGLGLLPVRVRFAVEKTLARPSGEALGEPVEGYEIHHGVAEVTGGDEEFLDGCRTGSVWGTHWHGSLESDGFRRAFLRRVAADAGRAFVPAPDTSFGTLREEQLDRLGDLIEEHADTGALLRLIEEGVPEGLPFVPPGAP, encoded by the coding sequence GTGAACGGGCGGTTGAAGGTATCCGGCGGGGCCGTCGGCGGTGGGCTGCTGGTGGCCGGCACGACGTCCGACGCCGGCAAGAGCGTGGTGACGGCGGGCATCTGCCGCTGGCTGGTCCGGCAGGGCGTCCGGGTGGCGCCCTTCAAGGCACAGAACATGTCGCTGAATTCGTTCGTCACGCGCGAGGGCGCGGAGATCGGACGGGCCCAGGCGATGCAGGCCGCCGCGGCGCGGGTGGAGCCGACCGCGCTGATGAACCCCGTGCTGCTCAAGCCGGGCAGCGACCGCAGCAGCCAGGTGGTGCTGCTGGGGAAGCCGGTCGGCGAGCTCAGCGCCCGGGGTTACCACGCCGGGCGCCAGGAGCAGTTGCTCGGCACCGTGACCGACTGCCTCCAGGAGCTGCGGCGTACCCATGACGCGGTGATCTGTGAGGGCGCCGGCAGCCCCGCCGAGATCAATCTGCGGCGGACCGACATCGTCAACATGGGCATCGCGCGGGCCGCCCGTATCCCGGTCGTGGTGGTCGGCGACATCGACCGCGGCGGGGTGTTCGCCTCGTTCTTCGGCACCACCGCGCTGCTGTCCAAGGAGGACCAGGCGCTGGTCGCCGGGTATCTGGTCAACAAGTTCCGCGGTGATGTGACGCTGCTGGAGCCGGGGCTGGAGATGCTGCGCGGCCTCACGGGGCGGCGGACGCTGGGTGTGCTGCCGTTCGCGCACGGGCTCGGCATCGACGAGGAGGACGGTCTGCGGGTGTCGCTGCGCGGCGCGGTGCGCGAGAGCGTGGTGGCGCCGCCGCACGGTGCGGATGTGCTGCGGGTGGCGGTCTGTGCCGTACCGCTGATGTCGAACTTCACGGACGTGGACGCGCTGGCCGCCGAACCGGGCGTGGTGGTGCGGTTCGTGGACCGCGCCGAGGAGCTGGCCGACGCCGACCTGGTGGTGCTGCCGGGGACCCGGGGCACGGTGCGGGCGCTGTCGTGGCTGCGGGAGCGCGGGCTGGCGGACGCGATCGCCCGGCGGGCCGCCGAGGGCCGCCCGGTGCTGGGCATCTGCGGCGGCTTCCAGATGCTCGGCGAGCACATCGAGGACGAGGTCGAGTCGAAGGCGGGCGCGGTCGAGGGGCTGGGGCTGCTGCCCGTAAGGGTGCGGTTCGCGGTGGAGAAGACCCTCGCGCGGCCGTCCGGCGAGGCGCTGGGCGAGCCGGTGGAGGGGTACGAGATCCACCACGGTGTCGCCGAAGTGACCGGCGGGGACGAGGAGTTCTTGGACGGCTGCCGGACCGGCTCCGTATGGGGCACGCACTGGCACGGCTCGCTGGAGAGCGACGGCTTCCGCCGGGCGTTCCTGCGGCGGGTCGCGGCGGACGCGGGCCGGGCGTTCGTCCCGGCCCCCGACACCAGCTTCGGCACCCTGCGCGAGGAGCAGCTGGACCGGCTGGGCGATCTGATCGAGGAGCACGCGGACACCGGCGCGCTGCTGCGGCTGATCGAGGAAGGGGTGCCGGAGGGGCTGCCGTTCGTGCCTCCGGGGGCGCCATGA
- a CDS encoding cobalamin biosynthesis protein: protein MRHGAPDGTGAAAAPLVVGVGASRGVAVSEVLELIAAARAAAGCTARPVVALATVAAKAAEPGLLGAARRLGVPLRSFPAAALAAVRVPGPSTAAAAAVGTPSVAEAAALLAAGPGAELVAGKRKSAPQGRPARATCALAGPAVTDSGALTAGREGAAADRSSAADIVMTSPNPPRHGPGRWTAVVGDPAPGSGPTGTKETS from the coding sequence ATGAGGCACGGGGCACCCGACGGGACCGGCGCTGCTGCCGCGCCGCTGGTCGTCGGGGTGGGGGCGAGCCGCGGTGTCGCGGTGTCCGAGGTGCTGGAGCTGATCGCGGCCGCCCGCGCGGCGGCGGGGTGTACGGCCCGGCCGGTCGTCGCGCTGGCGACGGTCGCGGCCAAGGCGGCGGAGCCCGGTCTGCTCGGCGCGGCGCGACGGCTGGGGGTGCCGTTGCGGTCGTTCCCGGCGGCGGCCCTGGCGGCGGTGCGGGTGCCCGGTCCGTCCACGGCCGCGGCGGCCGCCGTCGGGACTCCGAGCGTGGCCGAGGCGGCGGCGCTGCTGGCCGCGGGCCCGGGCGCGGAACTGGTCGCCGGAAAGCGGAAGTCCGCGCCGCAGGGCCGGCCGGCCCGGGCGACCTGTGCGCTGGCCGGGCCCGCTGTAACGGACAGCGGTGCCCTTACCGCTGGTAGGGAGGGAGCGGCCGCCGACCGCTCTTCCGCTGCGGATATCGTCATGACCTCCCCCAACCCGCCCCGCCATGGCCCGGGTCGGTGGACGGCGGTCGTCGGTGACCCGGCGCCCGGCAGCGGACCCACCGGTACCAAGGAGACCTCGTGA
- a CDS encoding effector-associated constant component EACC1, with amino-acid sequence MPEHADRQEIRIRITGTNNPEQDVEDLKAWLEREPWLSRRPHDWELRPAGEPDEGPGDMAIGIDDLILVVVGAAAAEITKSLGIALREWLRRRREDRDTGERPAVAVGGGDGELRALGDPGPDAPEIPDPGSPANGGGSTAGD; translated from the coding sequence ATGCCGGAGCACGCTGACCGCCAGGAGATCCGCATCAGGATCACGGGCACGAACAATCCCGAGCAGGACGTCGAGGACCTCAAGGCCTGGCTGGAGCGCGAGCCGTGGCTGAGCCGGCGGCCGCACGACTGGGAGCTGCGGCCGGCGGGGGAGCCCGACGAGGGCCCCGGCGACATGGCCATCGGCATAGACGACCTGATCCTGGTCGTCGTCGGCGCGGCGGCCGCGGAGATCACCAAAAGCCTCGGCATCGCCCTGCGCGAGTGGCTGCGGCGCCGCAGGGAGGACCGCGACACCGGCGAACGGCCCGCCGTGGCGGTCGGCGGCGGGGACGGCGAACTGCGCGCACTCGGCGACCCGGGACCGGATGCCCCCGAGATTCCCGATCCCGGCAGCCCGGCGAACGGGGGCGGCAGCACCGCCGGGGACTGA
- a CDS encoding putative cobaltochelatase has product MTTAHTTTHDTTPQYPFTAVVGMDDLRLALLLNAVSPAVGGVLVRGEKGTAKSTAVRALSALMPAVDVIGGCRFACAPAAPDPGCPDGPHGTGAVEERPTRMVELPVGASEDRLVGALDIERALSEGVKAFEPGLLADAHRGILYVDEVNLLHDHLVDLLLDAAAMGASYVEREGVSVRHAARFLLVGTMNPEEGELRPQLLDRFGLTVEVAASREPGQRVEVVRRRLAYDADPAGFAARWAAEEDALRGRIAAARELLPAVTLGDAALRQIAATCAAFEVDGMRADIVMARTATALAAWAGRTDVLEEDVRQAALLALPHRRRRNPFDAPGLDEDKLDQTLEEFGADEGTDGDDDPEPDGPDGGPDGGGPDGGGHPPQDGGPEESPLPPEAELPHQQDREAPQPPQAPEKPGQAEQPEPGSAPQGGAAGEKAAVGATEPFKTRRLDVPGLGEGADGRRSRARTAHGRTTGARRPHGALGKLHLSATVQAAAPHQRARGRSGRGLVVRRDDLREAVREGREGNLVLFVVDASGSMAARKRMSAVKGAVLSLLLDAYQRRDKIGLITFRGTGAELALPPTSSVEAGAARLEQLPTGGRTPLSEGLLRAHEVLRVERMRDASRRPLLVVVTDGRATGGPEPVVRAGRAARLLAAEGTASVVVDCEAGPVRLGLAGELARELQGTAITLDELRADSVSALVRTVQGNRKAA; this is encoded by the coding sequence ATGACGACCGCGCACACGACCACGCACGACACGACCCCGCAGTACCCCTTCACCGCAGTGGTCGGGATGGACGATCTGCGGCTCGCGCTGCTGCTGAACGCGGTGAGCCCCGCGGTGGGCGGCGTGCTGGTCCGCGGCGAGAAGGGCACCGCCAAGAGCACCGCCGTCCGGGCGCTGTCGGCGCTGATGCCGGCCGTGGACGTGATCGGCGGCTGCCGCTTCGCCTGCGCCCCGGCCGCGCCCGACCCCGGCTGTCCCGACGGGCCGCACGGGACGGGCGCCGTCGAGGAGCGCCCGACGCGGATGGTCGAACTGCCCGTCGGCGCCTCCGAGGACCGGCTGGTCGGCGCGCTGGACATCGAGCGGGCGCTGTCGGAGGGCGTGAAGGCCTTCGAGCCGGGCCTGCTGGCGGACGCCCACCGCGGGATCCTGTACGTCGACGAGGTCAATCTGCTCCATGACCACCTCGTGGACCTGCTGCTGGACGCGGCCGCCATGGGCGCCTCGTACGTGGAGCGCGAAGGGGTCTCCGTACGACACGCGGCCCGTTTCCTGCTCGTCGGGACGATGAACCCCGAAGAGGGCGAGCTGCGGCCGCAGTTGCTGGACAGGTTCGGGCTGACCGTCGAGGTCGCCGCCTCCCGGGAGCCCGGCCAGCGGGTGGAGGTGGTCCGGCGCCGGCTGGCGTACGACGCCGATCCGGCCGGTTTCGCGGCCCGCTGGGCGGCCGAGGAGGACGCGCTGCGCGGGCGGATCGCCGCGGCCAGGGAGCTGCTGCCGGCGGTGACGCTCGGCGACGCGGCACTCCGGCAGATCGCCGCGACCTGTGCCGCGTTCGAGGTGGACGGGATGCGCGCGGACATCGTGATGGCGCGGACCGCCACGGCGCTGGCCGCCTGGGCGGGGCGGACGGACGTCCTGGAGGAGGACGTCCGTCAGGCGGCGCTGCTGGCGCTGCCGCACCGCCGGCGCCGCAACCCCTTCGACGCCCCCGGCCTGGACGAGGACAAGCTCGATCAGACGCTGGAGGAGTTCGGCGCGGACGAGGGCACGGACGGCGACGACGACCCGGAGCCGGACGGTCCGGACGGCGGTCCCGACGGGGGCGGTCCGGACGGCGGTGGGCACCCGCCGCAGGACGGCGGGCCGGAGGAGTCCCCGCTCCCGCCGGAGGCCGAACTCCCCCACCAGCAGGACCGGGAGGCCCCGCAGCCTCCCCAGGCCCCCGAGAAGCCCGGACAGGCCGAGCAGCCCGAGCCCGGGAGCGCGCCGCAGGGCGGCGCGGCCGGCGAGAAGGCCGCGGTCGGGGCCACCGAGCCGTTCAAGACCCGGCGTCTCGATGTGCCGGGCCTGGGCGAGGGCGCGGACGGCCGCCGCTCCCGTGCCCGTACCGCCCATGGCCGGACGACCGGGGCCCGCCGCCCGCACGGCGCCCTGGGCAAGCTGCATCTGTCGGCGACCGTGCAGGCCGCGGCGCCGCACCAGCGGGCCCGGGGCCGCAGCGGGCGGGGACTGGTGGTGCGCCGGGACGATCTGCGCGAGGCGGTCCGCGAGGGGCGGGAGGGCAATCTGGTCCTGTTCGTCGTGGACGCGTCCGGTTCGATGGCGGCGCGGAAGCGGATGAGCGCGGTCAAGGGCGCGGTGCTCTCGCTGCTGCTGGACGCCTACCAGCGGCGCGACAAGATCGGCCTGATCACCTTCCGCGGCACCGGCGCCGAGCTGGCGCTGCCCCCGACGTCCTCGGTCGAGGCGGGCGCGGCGCGGCTGGAGCAGCTGCCGACGGGGGGCCGTACGCCGCTGTCCGAGGGCCTGCTGAGGGCCCATGAGGTGCTGCGGGTGGAGCGGATGCGGGATGCCTCGCGGCGGCCGCTGCTGGTGGTCGTCACCGACGGCCGGGCGACCGGCGGGCCGGAGCCGGTGGTGCGCGCCGGCCGCGCGGCCCGGCTGCTGGCCGCGGAGGGGACCGCTTCGGTGGTCGTGGACTGTGAGGCGGGTCCGGTGCGGCTGGGTCTCGCGGGCGAGCTGGCCCGTGAGCTGCAGGGCACCGCGATCACCCTCGACGAGCTGCGCGCGGACAGCGTCTCCGCGCTCGTACGGACCGTGCAAGGCAACAGGAAGGCCGCGTAA
- a CDS encoding cobalamin biosynthesis protein, with amino-acid sequence MRGEHAGYACGAALGFLGDLIAADPRRGHPVAAFGRAAAAVERRLWRDHRGYGAAHTVLCAGGAAAGAALLQRAVRGAAPASPSAPSTSPSPLRGGARVALTAATVWAVLGGTSLGREARAVGGALTAGDLDVARERLPHLCGRDPQALDGPQMARAVVESVAENTSDAVVGALVWGALGGVPGLVAFRAVNTLDAMVGHKSPRYRRFGWAAARLDDLAGWPGSRLTAALTVLAGPDRRGALRAWRADGGAHPSPNAGPVEASFAGALGVRLGGTLAYGGRVEHRPVLNGAAPPVAADDIERAVRLSRRVSVLALATTVTARLVAGAALRARQPGSRRRRRSR; translated from the coding sequence ATGCGCGGCGAACACGCGGGATATGCGTGCGGCGCGGCCCTCGGCTTTCTCGGCGACCTGATCGCGGCGGATCCGCGGCGCGGCCATCCGGTGGCCGCGTTCGGCCGGGCCGCGGCTGCCGTCGAGCGCCGGCTGTGGCGCGACCACCGTGGTTACGGGGCGGCTCACACCGTGCTGTGCGCGGGCGGTGCCGCCGCCGGTGCCGCGCTGCTGCAGCGCGCCGTACGGGGCGCCGCCCCCGCTTCCCCCTCAGCCCCCTCCACTTCCCCGTCACCGCTCCGCGGCGGCGCCCGGGTCGCGCTGACCGCGGCGACGGTCTGGGCCGTATTGGGCGGCACCTCGCTCGGCCGGGAGGCACGGGCCGTCGGCGGGGCGCTGACGGCGGGTGACCTGGACGTGGCGCGGGAGCGGCTGCCGCATCTGTGCGGGCGCGATCCGCAGGCGCTGGACGGGCCGCAGATGGCCCGTGCGGTGGTGGAGTCGGTCGCCGAGAACACCTCCGACGCGGTGGTGGGCGCCCTCGTGTGGGGCGCGCTGGGCGGGGTGCCCGGTCTGGTGGCGTTCCGCGCGGTGAACACCCTGGACGCGATGGTGGGGCACAAGTCGCCGCGCTACCGCCGCTTCGGCTGGGCCGCGGCCCGGCTCGACGATCTCGCCGGCTGGCCCGGCTCCCGGCTGACCGCCGCGCTGACCGTGCTCGCGGGCCCCGACCGGCGCGGTGCGCTGCGGGCCTGGCGGGCGGACGGCGGTGCGCATCCGAGCCCCAACGCGGGCCCGGTGGAGGCGTCGTTCGCGGGAGCGCTGGGCGTACGGCTGGGCGGCACGCTGGCGTACGGCGGGCGGGTGGAACACCGTCCGGTGCTCAACGGTGCGGCGCCGCCGGTGGCGGCGGACGACATCGAGCGGGCGGTGCGGCTCTCCCGCCGGGTGAGCGTGCTGGCGCTGGCGACGACGGTGACAGCGCGGCTGGTGGCCGGCGCGGCGCTGCGCGCACGACAGCCGGGGTCCCGGCGCAGGAGGAGGAGCCGGTGA
- the cobO gene encoding cob(I)yrinic acid a,c-diamide adenosyltransferase has product MPQGQPSVVPNDGLTTRQRRNRPLVFVHTGQGKGKSTAAFGLALRAWNQGWPVGVFQFVKSAKWKVGEERALKVLGESGEGGTVAWHKMGEGWSWVQRDIASSEDAAREGWEQVKRDLAAETYKLLVLDEFAYPLKWGWIDTDEVVSVLRDRPGTQHVVITGRGAPEALLDFADLVTDMTKVKHPMDEGQKGQRGIEW; this is encoded by the coding sequence ATGCCGCAGGGACAGCCGTCCGTCGTACCGAACGACGGGCTCACCACCCGCCAGCGCCGCAACCGTCCGCTGGTGTTCGTCCACACCGGCCAGGGCAAGGGCAAGTCCACCGCCGCCTTCGGGCTGGCGCTGCGCGCCTGGAACCAGGGCTGGCCGGTCGGGGTGTTCCAGTTCGTGAAGTCGGCGAAGTGGAAGGTCGGCGAGGAGCGGGCGCTGAAGGTGCTCGGTGAGTCCGGTGAGGGCGGCACCGTCGCCTGGCACAAGATGGGCGAGGGCTGGTCCTGGGTGCAGCGCGACATCGCCTCCAGCGAGGACGCGGCGCGCGAGGGCTGGGAGCAGGTCAAGCGGGACCTGGCCGCGGAGACCTACAAGCTGCTGGTGCTGGACGAGTTCGCCTATCCGCTGAAGTGGGGCTGGATCGACACCGACGAGGTCGTGTCGGTGCTGCGCGACCGCCCCGGTACGCAGCATGTCGTCATCACCGGGCGGGGCGCCCCCGAGGCGCTGCTGGACTTCGCCGATCTGGTGACGGACATGACCAAGGTCAAGCACCCGATGGACGAGGGCCAGAAGGGCCAGCGGGGCATCGAATGGTGA
- a CDS encoding cobyrinate a,c-diamide synthase yields MSGGSIPRLVIAAPSSGAGKTTVATGLMAAFAEAGLVVSPHKVGPDYIDPGYHSLATGRPGRNLDAYLCGPDRIAPLFLHGAAGADLALVEGVMGLFDGASGMGELSSTAHVAKLLRAPVVLVVDASSQSRSVAALVHGFASWDPEVRLAGVILNKVGSDRHEELLREAMDSSGVPVLGALRRDGRAGTPSRHLGLVPVAERRSDAVESVAELAARVREGCDLEALLALARTVPELPDAPWDPAAELAPAEEPAEGPAAPEKPLIAVAGGAAFTFSYAEHAELLAAAGAEVAPFDPLRDEHLPPGTQGLVIGGGFPEVYAPDLSANAPLRAEVAALAASGAPVSAECAGLLYLSRSLDGKPMCGVLPAEARMTERLTLGYREAVALRDNALAAAGTRVRGHEFHRTVLEPGAGADPAWGLTHPERRVEGFVAGGVHASYLHVHWAAEPSLAGRLVASAARSTPARGATR; encoded by the coding sequence ATGAGCGGCGGTTCGATCCCCCGGCTGGTGATCGCCGCACCGTCGTCGGGCGCGGGCAAGACCACGGTGGCCACCGGTCTGATGGCGGCGTTCGCCGAGGCCGGTCTCGTGGTGTCACCGCACAAGGTCGGTCCGGACTACATCGATCCGGGTTATCACTCCCTGGCCACCGGCCGTCCCGGCCGCAATCTGGACGCCTATCTGTGCGGTCCTGACCGGATCGCGCCGCTGTTCCTGCACGGTGCGGCGGGCGCCGATCTCGCGCTCGTCGAGGGCGTGATGGGGCTGTTCGACGGGGCGTCCGGGATGGGCGAGCTGTCCTCGACGGCGCATGTGGCGAAGCTGCTGCGGGCGCCGGTGGTGCTGGTGGTGGACGCGTCCTCGCAGTCCCGGTCGGTGGCCGCGCTGGTGCACGGCTTCGCCTCCTGGGATCCGGAGGTGCGGCTGGCCGGGGTGATCCTCAACAAGGTCGGCTCGGACCGCCACGAGGAGCTGCTGCGGGAGGCGATGGACTCCTCCGGTGTGCCGGTGCTGGGCGCCCTGCGCCGTGACGGGCGGGCCGGTACGCCGTCCCGGCACCTGGGCCTGGTGCCGGTCGCCGAGCGGCGGTCCGACGCGGTGGAGTCGGTGGCCGAACTCGCCGCGCGGGTCCGCGAGGGCTGCGACCTGGAGGCGCTGCTGGCGCTGGCCCGTACGGTGCCGGAGCTGCCGGACGCACCCTGGGACCCGGCGGCGGAACTCGCGCCGGCCGAGGAGCCGGCCGAGGGGCCGGCCGCCCCGGAGAAGCCGCTGATCGCCGTCGCGGGCGGCGCCGCGTTCACCTTCTCGTACGCCGAACACGCCGAGCTGCTGGCCGCCGCGGGTGCCGAGGTGGCCCCGTTCGACCCGCTGCGGGACGAACACCTGCCGCCCGGCACGCAGGGGTTGGTGATCGGCGGCGGCTTTCCCGAGGTGTACGCGCCGGATCTGTCGGCGAACGCCCCGCTGCGCGCGGAGGTGGCGGCGCTGGCCGCGTCCGGGGCGCCGGTGTCCGCCGAGTGCGCCGGGCTGCTCTACCTGTCCCGGTCCCTCGACGGGAAGCCGATGTGCGGGGTGCTGCCCGCCGAGGCCCGGATGACCGAACGCCTCACCCTCGGCTACCGCGAGGCGGTGGCGCTGCGGGACAACGCGCTGGCCGCGGCCGGCACCCGGGTGCGCGGCCATGAGTTCCACCGCACGGTGCTGGAGCCGGGCGCGGGCGCGGACCCGGCCTGGGGGCTGACGCATCCGGAGCGGCGGGTGGAGGGCTTCGTGGCCGGCGGGGTGCATGCCTCGTATCTGCATGTGCACTGGGCCGCCGAACCGTCGCTGGCCGGACGGCTGGTGGCGAGCGCGGCACGGAGCACACCGGCCCGGGGCGCCACCCGATGA